In one window of Clavelina lepadiformis chromosome 4, kaClaLepa1.1, whole genome shotgun sequence DNA:
- the LOC143453500 gene encoding putative RNA/DNA demethylase ALKBH6 isoform X2, whose protein sequence is MPANLEHHRITEVPDSAYYIPDFITESKEKSLLDKIYTAPIPKWTCLSNRRLQNWGGLPHPKGMVQEKVPDPHKDGPLYFPTVATVSLGCQTVLNFYKNNMDIDQNTCNEFMFSFLLERRSLLVLREDMYINYLHGISDVEVDNISRESIKNSSLLGSKSLAQKVTKNDCFALPRDDTRVSITIRYVPKIIKFKFRT, encoded by the exons GTTCCTGATTCAGCCTACTACATCCCAGACTTCATTACAGAGAGTAAAGAAAAATCTTTGCTTGACAAGATTTATACCGCTCCAATTCCGAAGTGGACATGTCTGTCAAATAGAAGGTTGCAAAACTGGG GTGGACTTCCTCATCCAAAAGGTATGGTTCAGGAAAAAGTTCCAGAT ccTCACAAAGATGGTCCTCTCTATTTTCCAACAGTTGCCACGGTCAGCTTAGGATGTCaaactgttttaaacttttataaaaataacatggATATTGATCAAAATACTTGCAATGA gttcatgttttcgtttttgctGGAAAGACGCAGTCTGCTTGTTCTGAGAGAAGATATGTACATTAATTATCTTCACGGAATATCAGACGTAGAAGTGGACAATATTAGTAGAGAATCAATCAAGAATAGCTCGCTTCTGGGAAGCAAATCTCTTGCgcaaaaagtgacaaaaaatGATTGTTTCGCGTTACCGCGAGATGATACAAGAGTGTCGATTACCATCAGATATGTTccgaaaataattaaatttaaatttagaacATAA
- the LOC143453500 gene encoding putative RNA/DNA demethylase ALKBH6 isoform X1 produces MPANLEHHRITEVPDSAYYIPDFITESKEKSLLDKIYTAPIPKWTCLSNRRLQNWGGLPHPKGMVQEKVPDWLQFEDILSEYGLFGSHAPNHILVNEYKPGQGIMPHKDGPLYFPTVATVSLGCQTVLNFYKNNMDIDQNTCNEFMFSFLLERRSLLVLREDMYINYLHGISDVEVDNISRESIKNSSLLGSKSLAQKVTKNDCFALPRDDTRVSITIRYVPKIIKFKFRT; encoded by the exons GTTCCTGATTCAGCCTACTACATCCCAGACTTCATTACAGAGAGTAAAGAAAAATCTTTGCTTGACAAGATTTATACCGCTCCAATTCCGAAGTGGACATGTCTGTCAAATAGAAGGTTGCAAAACTGGG GTGGACTTCCTCATCCAAAAGGTATGGTTCAGGAAAAAGTTCCAGAT TGGTTGCAATTTGAAGATATTCTTTCTGAATATGGTTTGTTCGGAAGTCATGCTCCAAATCACATTTTAGTCAATGAATACAAACCTGGCCAGGGCATCATG ccTCACAAAGATGGTCCTCTCTATTTTCCAACAGTTGCCACGGTCAGCTTAGGATGTCaaactgttttaaacttttataaaaataacatggATATTGATCAAAATACTTGCAATGA gttcatgttttcgtttttgctGGAAAGACGCAGTCTGCTTGTTCTGAGAGAAGATATGTACATTAATTATCTTCACGGAATATCAGACGTAGAAGTGGACAATATTAGTAGAGAATCAATCAAGAATAGCTCGCTTCTGGGAAGCAAATCTCTTGCgcaaaaagtgacaaaaaatGATTGTTTCGCGTTACCGCGAGATGATACAAGAGTGTCGATTACCATCAGATATGTTccgaaaataattaaatttaaatttagaacATAA
- the LOC143453501 gene encoding uncharacterized protein LOC143453501, giving the protein MKYFRILFVVVCCVFVEGGLNDALYPPASRLLAPYFKEKFDLRRSYGIEGPHISSVVSFGHLLPTGLRSGIGSGGTRHTASWMLEQYAVNETKNFCSVPSVTVFSLLRGGPIDIHIIDPESGDLTTRTLGPKNRDGFVAQIPAGHYSAFKVRKTKRYPFRFALFSLVSLPEMMEGDESCPRRAELLSKFPLRKRLITRFTNE; this is encoded by the exons ATGAAGTACTTTCGCATACTCTTTGTAGTGGTTTGTTGCGTTTTTGTGGAAGGAGGTCTGAACGATGCTCTCTATCCTCCAGCATCAAGACtg TTAGCCCCGTACTTCAAAGAAAAGTTTGATTTGAGAAGGTCATATGGCATTGAAGGGCCCCATATTTCCAGTGTTGTTAGTTTTGGTCATTTGCTGCCTACCGGGCTTCGGTCTGGGATTGGATCAGGTGGCACGAGACATACAGCGTCCTGGATGCTGGAACAATACGCG gtGAATGAAACGAAGAATTTCTGTAGTGTGCCGTCCGTCACAGTTTTCAGCCTTCTTCGTGGAGGCCCAATTGACATCCACATAATTGACCCCGAATCAGGAGACTTGACGACAAGAACACTGGGACCGAAAAATAGGGATGGCTTTGTGGCGCAAATACCAGCAG GACATTATTCTGCTTTCAAAGTAAGGAAAACGAAACGATACCCGTTTCGCTTTGCTCTGTTCAGTTTAGTCTCTTTACCCGAAATGATGGAAGGGGACGAATCATGTCCGAGGCGGGCGGAGCTGTTGAGCAAATTCCCGCTGCGAAAACGACTCATCACGCGATTTACTAACGAGTGA